Proteins encoded within one genomic window of candidate division WOR-3 bacterium:
- a CDS encoding DUF1573 domain-containing protein translates to MIVHFLILLFFSLIPIPEWFNFGRVEEGELVSAKFWLKNESKDTVTILSIRPSCGCTYALQASNLVNPGDSIAVDVQFNTKGYSGDVVQFVKVKYDGNGGGEIYLKLKGEVVKSTLSPDELMRYMIVLIDVRDKVQFEKEHLVGSVWVDKGKFTSSIKNLKIPKNTLVVLVTDREDDRRFLDSLKNLGYSNSYILRGGVSNWKNIMKETLVEGRKD, encoded by the coding sequence ATGATTGTGCATTTTTTGATTTTGCTCTTTTTTTCTTTAATTCCTATTCCGGAATGGTTTAACTTTGGGAGAGTGGAAGAGGGGGAATTAGTTTCAGCCAAATTCTGGCTAAAAAATGAGAGCAAAGACACCGTTACAATCCTTTCGATAAGGCCATCCTGTGGTTGCACCTATGCTTTGCAAGCATCAAATCTCGTGAATCCAGGTGATTCCATTGCCGTTGATGTTCAGTTTAACACTAAAGGTTATTCTGGTGATGTAGTTCAGTTTGTAAAAGTGAAGTACGATGGAAATGGCGGTGGGGAGATATACCTTAAACTTAAAGGTGAAGTTGTGAAATCGACATTGTCACCTGATGAACTTATGAGATATATGATTGTATTAATAGATGTTAGGGATAAAGTCCAATTCGAAAAGGAACATCTTGTGGGTTCAGTTTGGGTGGACAAGGGCAAATTCACAAGTTCCATAAAAAACTTGAAGATACCCAAAAATACATTAGTAGTTTTAGTAACAGATAGGGAGGATGATAGGCGTTTTCTCGATTCTTTAAAGAACCTCGGATATAGTAATTCCTATATCCTGAGAGGGGGGGTTTCAAACTGGAAGAATATTATGAAAGAAACCCTTGTTGAAGGAAGAAAAGATTAA
- the rseP gene encoding RIP metalloprotease RseP has protein sequence MLTVLLVLLFLGILIAVHEFGHFIACRVQHIGVEEFSIGFGPRIITFKDKEGTRYSLSIIPFGGYVKIKGEEKSDNPAPYDFWVQPFYKKILVVISGPIFNLILALVAFVIGYSLVGYETIPLYRIYRVENAGVPFQEGDSIIAIDGRYINTIEDLYYYFSKRDKHLLLVERNDQRLAIELSGRNFDSLKVTFLIPPVVNRVEKGSPAHKMGLRKGDRIIRFNNTPVLLWQELFDSIRNYPGKEIKLVVERGSDTLEFLLTPEIQVTPDNEKIGRIGITAPSIKKRLNIFEAVKVSVTRSIEITWIYIVYLLRLFIGKVPISNLGGPIMIGKVIYTASSYGLFQLLYLLGLISINLFIINLIPLPALDGWHFWVYLIEGITKRELSPEIKRIVQLIGFTLLLILMVVIAFFDILRIVR, from the coding sequence ATGCTAACGGTCCTTTTAGTTCTGTTGTTTTTGGGAATTCTTATCGCCGTTCACGAGTTTGGTCATTTTATTGCATGCAGAGTTCAGCATATTGGGGTTGAGGAGTTTTCAATAGGTTTTGGGCCCAGGATAATAACTTTTAAAGATAAAGAGGGCACTAGATACAGTTTATCAATAATTCCCTTTGGTGGCTATGTAAAAATCAAAGGGGAAGAGAAGTCGGATAACCCAGCACCTTACGATTTCTGGGTTCAACCCTTTTACAAAAAGATTTTAGTTGTTATTTCCGGCCCTATTTTTAATCTTATCCTTGCCCTTGTTGCTTTTGTGATCGGGTACTCCTTAGTCGGTTATGAGACAATTCCACTGTATAGGATATATAGAGTGGAAAATGCTGGAGTCCCCTTTCAAGAAGGTGATAGCATAATTGCTATAGATGGCCGATATATCAATACTATTGAAGACCTGTATTACTACTTTTCGAAAAGGGATAAGCACCTTTTATTGGTTGAGCGTAATGATCAGAGGTTGGCCATAGAATTAAGTGGTAGAAACTTCGACTCCCTTAAAGTAACTTTTTTAATTCCACCGGTTGTTAATCGGGTTGAGAAGGGAAGTCCTGCCCACAAAATGGGCTTGAGAAAGGGAGATAGAATTATAAGATTTAATAATACACCTGTTTTATTGTGGCAGGAACTTTTTGACTCTATAAGGAATTATCCGGGTAAAGAGATAAAATTAGTTGTGGAGCGAGGTTCCGATACCTTAGAATTTCTCCTCACTCCGGAAATTCAAGTCACCCCTGATAATGAGAAAATTGGAAGAATTGGAATTACTGCACCGTCTATAAAGAAAAGGTTGAACATCTTTGAGGCTGTAAAAGTTTCTGTTACGAGGAGTATTGAGATAACATGGATTTACATTGTGTATCTGTTGAGGTTATTCATAGGCAAAGTTCCTATCTCAAATCTTGGTGGGCCTATAATGATCGGGAAGGTGATATACACCGCATCGAGTTACGGGCTTTTCCAGCTTCTGTATCTTTTAGGTCTAATATCCATAAACCTTTTCATAATAAACCTAATACCACTTCCCGCATTAGATGGGTGGCATTTTTGGGTTTATCTTATTGAAGGAATTACCAAGAGGGAGTTATCACCAGAAATAAAGAGGATCGTTCAGCTTATTGGATTTACTTTACTTTTAATATTGATGGTTGTGATAGCATTTTTTGATATTTTGAGGATCGTTCGTTAA
- a CDS encoding glutamate mutase L, whose protein sequence is MANGKELERIIATDCGSTTTKAILIEKKEEGYRLITRGEAPTTVEAPYEDVTRGVLNAFREVEELTGITILDGETIIKPKKDEKTGVDIYVSTSSAGGGLQMLVCGVVKSMTAESAARAALGAGAIVMEVIASNDGRMPHERVELIRRLRPDMILLAGGVDGGTIKHVVELAELIKAADPKPRFGTGYKLPVIYAGNKDAREEIQKILGDKVALYIVDNIRPVLERENLGPARHKIHDLFMEHVMQHAPGYKKLMNWTDHPIMPTPGAVGLLVEKVARSENIDVLGVDIGGATTDVFSVFGGVFNRTVSANLGMSYSISNVLVSAGVENILRWVPFSIDENDLKNRIRNKMIRPTTIPQTLEELIIEQAIAREALRLAFEHHKTMAVGLKGVQQERTISEAFAQTLSGATLVDMMSLALIIGSGGVLSHAPRRVQSALMMLDAFQPEGVTMLSVDSIFMMPHLGVLSEVNEKAATEVFDRDCLIRLGSSICPVGLDKEGKKCIDIVITKNDGTKIEKSVNFGELIRIPLGVGEKAKAIIEPTKNFDVGAGKGKRLETEVEGGVVGVIIDCRGRPLNIPSDPKERVEKLSSWVRALDVYPMEPYERLLKR, encoded by the coding sequence ATGGCAAATGGAAAAGAACTTGAAAGGATTATCGCAACTGATTGTGGAAGTACGACAACTAAGGCCATTTTAATCGAAAAGAAAGAGGAAGGTTATAGATTAATTACAAGGGGAGAGGCACCCACTACGGTAGAAGCTCCATATGAAGACGTTACGAGGGGCGTCCTAAATGCCTTTAGAGAAGTGGAAGAGTTAACAGGAATTACAATTCTCGATGGTGAAACGATAATTAAACCCAAAAAGGATGAAAAGACAGGCGTTGACATTTACGTTTCCACATCCTCTGCGGGTGGCGGACTTCAGATGCTTGTTTGTGGTGTCGTAAAAAGCATGACGGCAGAAAGTGCTGCAAGGGCGGCTTTGGGGGCTGGTGCGATTGTCATGGAGGTTATCGCATCTAATGACGGAAGGATGCCCCACGAAAGGGTTGAACTTATTAGAAGGTTAAGACCCGATATGATACTACTTGCGGGTGGTGTTGATGGTGGTACCATTAAGCATGTAGTTGAACTTGCTGAACTTATCAAGGCCGCAGATCCAAAGCCAAGGTTTGGAACTGGTTATAAGTTGCCAGTAATTTATGCAGGGAATAAGGATGCAAGGGAAGAAATTCAAAAGATCCTTGGTGATAAAGTAGCTCTCTATATCGTTGACAACATAAGGCCTGTTCTTGAACGTGAGAATTTAGGTCCTGCAAGGCATAAGATACATGATCTCTTCATGGAGCATGTGATGCAACATGCTCCAGGTTATAAGAAGTTGATGAACTGGACTGATCATCCCATAATGCCAACCCCTGGAGCGGTTGGGCTTCTCGTTGAAAAAGTGGCGAGGAGCGAAAATATAGATGTACTTGGAGTTGATATCGGTGGTGCGACTACTGATGTCTTTTCAGTTTTTGGAGGGGTGTTTAACAGGACCGTTTCGGCTAATTTAGGAATGAGTTATTCCATTTCTAATGTGCTTGTCTCCGCTGGCGTTGAAAATATATTGAGATGGGTACCTTTCTCCATTGACGAAAATGATTTGAAGAACAGAATCAGAAATAAGATGATTAGGCCCACCACGATTCCTCAGACCCTTGAAGAGCTAATAATTGAGCAGGCAATTGCAAGAGAAGCACTCAGGTTAGCCTTTGAACATCACAAAACAATGGCTGTGGGACTTAAAGGAGTTCAGCAGGAAAGAACAATATCCGAAGCCTTTGCACAAACTCTATCTGGCGCAACGTTAGTGGATATGATGTCTCTTGCTTTAATCATAGGATCTGGTGGAGTGCTTTCCCATGCACCCAGGAGAGTGCAATCTGCTCTTATGATGCTTGATGCTTTCCAGCCAGAGGGTGTAACGATGCTATCGGTTGACTCCATCTTTATGATGCCTCATCTTGGTGTATTGTCGGAAGTTAATGAAAAGGCTGCTACTGAAGTGTTTGACAGGGATTGCCTAATTCGCCTTGGTTCTTCTATTTGCCCTGTTGGATTGGATAAAGAAGGAAAGAAATGCATAGACATTGTGATTACAAAGAACGACGGGACAAAGATAGAAAAAAGCGTTAATTTTGGAGAACTGATAAGAATACCATTGGGAGTGGGTGAAAAAGCAAAGGCCATTATTGAGCCCACTAAGAACTTTGACGTAGGCGCAGGTAAAGGGAAGAGATTAGAAACAGAAGTTGAAGGTGGAGTTGTAGGCGTTATAATCGATTGCCGTGGAAGGCCTTTAAATATCCCATCTGATCCCAAGGAGAGGGTAGAGAAGTTATCTTCCTGGGTAAGAGCCCTTGACGTCTACCCAATGGAACCTTATGAAAGGCTTCTAAAAAGATAA
- a CDS encoding sigma-70 family RNA polymerase sigma factor: protein MSAKQSDSSFEYLLDELEHVSKSITPEEEREYLKRAKAGDKEAIEKIVVASLPQVFEIAKYFANIFQLGNDVIPDLVNEGNRGILTAIKKFDFSKSNRFFSYAWYWVRDYMMKFIRSYFGDVKFPEATLKKLRKIRKAEAELMAKNGKQPTDEELSEILDLSPHEIRALRAIYLTSKSLDRGFESEEEESKENLVDILEQKALPSPEKYYAEIKMQQLIKEIFGFLSKKEADIIKLYFGFEDGKRHTLEEIGEKLGISKQRVSQLRDRALKRLKEKFGDRIVELFRELYQED from the coding sequence ATGTCGGCAAAGCAGAGTGATAGTTCCTTTGAATATTTATTGGATGAATTGGAACATGTCTCTAAAAGCATTACCCCCGAAGAAGAAAGAGAATATCTGAAAAGGGCTAAAGCAGGGGATAAAGAGGCCATTGAAAAGATTGTTGTAGCGTCCCTTCCACAAGTTTTCGAGATAGCGAAATATTTTGCAAATATATTTCAGTTAGGCAATGATGTAATACCCGATCTCGTAAACGAGGGAAACCGGGGAATTTTGACTGCTATAAAGAAGTTCGACTTTTCCAAGTCTAACAGATTTTTTTCCTATGCTTGGTATTGGGTACGGGACTATATGATGAAATTTATAAGAAGTTACTTTGGGGATGTTAAATTTCCAGAAGCTACTCTCAAAAAGTTGAGAAAAATAAGGAAGGCTGAAGCAGAGCTCATGGCAAAAAATGGTAAACAGCCCACCGATGAAGAACTTTCGGAAATACTGGATCTCTCTCCCCATGAAATAAGGGCACTGCGTGCTATTTATCTAACTTCGAAAAGCCTCGACCGTGGTTTTGAAAGTGAGGAGGAAGAGAGTAAAGAAAATTTAGTTGACATACTGGAACAGAAGGCACTTCCTTCACCTGAAAAATACTATGCTGAGATAAAAATGCAACAACTTATCAAAGAAATCTTTGGTTTCCTGAGTAAAAAAGAAGCTGATATAATAAAGCTTTACTTCGGTTTTGAGGATGGGAAAAGACACACCCTTGAGGAGATTGGAGAGAAATTAGGGATTTCAAAGCAAAGAGTGTCTCAACTACGGGATAGAGCTTTGAAGCGGCTTAAAGAGAAGTTTGGAGATCGTATCGTAGAGCTTTTTAGAGAATTATATCAAGAAGATTAG
- a CDS encoding phosphoglycerate kinase, with the protein MSLQKLSILDVPDDVFKGKRVFVRVDFNVPLGSDGKIVDDTRIRKTLPTITYLADREANVILASHLGRPKGRDLKYSLKPVAEHLSKIIKRDVKFVDDCIGEKVEKAIQELNNGEILLLENVRFYEEEEKNDPEFSKKLASYFDVYVNDAFATAHRAHASTYGMAELMQVRLAGLLMKKEIEALSKVRDNPEHPFVVILGGAKVKDKIGIIKYLLPKADALMIGGGMAYTFLYAIGQNIGKSILDKEMVEQVKEFLATEKIILPEDHVVADKLEEGCNYKAVKEIPDDMIGVDIGPTTITRYISALPDSGTLFWNGPLGVIEIDEFAKGSIEVLKAVAYKTSKGLFSVIGGGDTLTILEKAKIDEDAFSHVSSGGGATLEFLAGIDLPGIKILLDKK; encoded by the coding sequence ATGAGCCTTCAAAAGCTCTCCATTTTAGATGTACCGGATGATGTATTTAAAGGGAAAAGGGTTTTTGTAAGAGTAGACTTCAATGTACCTCTGGGCAGCGATGGAAAGATCGTTGATGATACAAGAATAAGAAAGACTCTTCCAACGATTACTTATCTGGCTGATCGGGAAGCAAATGTTATACTGGCATCTCACCTTGGCCGTCCGAAAGGAAGGGACTTAAAATACTCGTTAAAACCCGTAGCAGAACATCTATCCAAAATTATCAAAAGGGATGTAAAATTCGTTGACGATTGCATAGGAGAAAAGGTTGAAAAAGCTATTCAAGAGCTAAATAACGGCGAAATTTTATTACTGGAAAACGTTAGATTTTACGAGGAAGAAGAGAAAAACGATCCCGAATTTTCAAAGAAGCTCGCCTCATATTTTGACGTTTATGTAAATGATGCCTTCGCTACCGCCCACAGAGCTCACGCTTCTACCTATGGTATGGCAGAACTAATGCAGGTACGCCTCGCAGGTCTCTTAATGAAAAAAGAAATTGAAGCACTTTCAAAGGTCAGGGATAATCCGGAGCATCCCTTTGTAGTAATCCTGGGCGGTGCCAAGGTAAAAGACAAAATAGGTATAATAAAATATCTCCTTCCCAAAGCCGATGCATTGATGATCGGCGGAGGGATGGCATACACTTTCCTCTATGCAATTGGTCAAAACATTGGTAAATCCATCCTGGATAAAGAGATGGTAGAGCAAGTGAAAGAATTCCTTGCAACTGAAAAGATCATACTTCCAGAGGACCATGTGGTAGCTGACAAGCTGGAAGAAGGTTGCAATTACAAAGCGGTAAAAGAAATCCCTGACGATATGATTGGTGTTGACATAGGTCCTACAACAATCACACGATATATCTCTGCACTCCCGGATTCTGGTACGCTATTTTGGAATGGACCTCTCGGGGTTATAGAAATTGATGAGTTTGCAAAAGGTAGCATTGAAGTATTGAAGGCCGTAGCCTATAAAACATCAAAAGGCCTATTCTCAGTTATCGGTGGAGGAGATACTCTCACAATTCTAGAAAAGGCAAAAATTGACGAAGACGCCTTCAGCCACGTATCATCGGGTGGAGGTGCCACCCTTGAATTCCTTGCGGGTATAGATCTACCCGGGATTAAAATTCTTTTAGATAAAAAGTAA
- the gap gene encoding type I glyceraldehyde-3-phosphate dehydrogenase yields the protein MPVKVAINGFGRIGRQVLKIGLERKNLEFVAVNDLAEPEILATLLKYDSVFGKYEKEVRVEGDYIIIDSHKIKVFKEKDPAAINWGEVGAQIVVESTGLFTSRDKASVHLKDTVKKVIISAPAKGEIDATIVMGVNEHIYNPEKHHVISNASCTTNAFAHLVKVLHENFHIKRGVMTTVHAYTNDQRILDQPHKDVRRARAAGLSIIPTSTGAAKTIFEIYPELKGKIEAHALRVPVADVSIVDFACEVEKETSPQEVNEAFKKASSKYLMYCEEPLVSIDFVGDTHSVIFDATLTQVVNGTLVKVFGWYDNEWGYSTRLVDLIEYVGERL from the coding sequence ATGCCGGTAAAAGTAGCAATAAATGGATTTGGAAGAATTGGAAGACAGGTCTTGAAAATAGGACTTGAAAGGAAGAATCTTGAATTTGTTGCAGTTAACGATCTTGCAGAGCCCGAAATTTTAGCCACACTTCTTAAATATGACTCCGTTTTCGGCAAATACGAAAAGGAAGTAAGGGTGGAAGGGGACTATATTATTATAGACTCCCATAAAATTAAAGTTTTCAAAGAAAAAGACCCTGCTGCAATAAACTGGGGTGAAGTGGGCGCCCAAATCGTTGTAGAATCGACAGGGCTATTTACGAGCCGTGATAAGGCTTCGGTCCACTTGAAAGACACTGTAAAGAAAGTAATAATCTCAGCCCCTGCCAAGGGTGAAATCGACGCCACAATTGTTATGGGTGTAAACGAGCATATTTATAACCCTGAAAAACACCATGTGATATCCAATGCATCCTGCACAACAAACGCCTTTGCCCATTTAGTAAAAGTTCTTCATGAAAACTTCCATATTAAAAGAGGCGTTATGACCACTGTCCATGCTTATACCAACGATCAGAGAATCCTTGACCAACCTCATAAAGATGTACGAAGGGCAAGGGCTGCTGGGCTTTCCATAATCCCTACCTCAACAGGTGCAGCAAAAACCATCTTTGAGATTTATCCTGAATTAAAAGGGAAAATCGAAGCCCACGCTTTAAGAGTGCCTGTTGCAGATGTTTCAATTGTTGACTTCGCCTGTGAGGTTGAAAAAGAAACATCTCCTCAGGAAGTTAACGAAGCTTTCAAAAAGGCAAGTTCTAAATACCTGATGTATTGTGAAGAGCCCCTCGTTTCCATTGACTTTGTAGGCGATACCCACTCGGTAATTTTCGACGCTACCCTCACCCAAGTAGTTAACGGCACGCTGGTAAAGGTCTTTGGATGGTATGATAATGAATGGGGCTATTCAACGAGGTTAGTGGACTTAATTGAATACGTTGGGGAAAGATTATGA
- a CDS encoding YtxH domain-containing protein, protein MCKEKENLVLPFIGGVLVGAVLGLLFSPASGKENREKIKTFAQNIAEQIKRKIEEKTENV, encoded by the coding sequence ATGTGTAAAGAAAAAGAAAATCTCGTATTGCCCTTTATCGGGGGCGTGCTGGTTGGTGCAGTTTTAGGTTTACTTTTCTCGCCTGCCTCCGGAAAAGAAAATAGGGAGAAAATAAAAACATTCGCTCAAAACATTGCAGAGCAAATTAAAAGGAAAATCGAAGAAAAAACTGAAAATGTTTAA
- a CDS encoding DUF948 domain-containing protein, with protein MNIAISVLLIIALTIFIGMQVYLIVLLFRLNESIKKINRLADTLEAQLPEILENLRIITLKARIISQDFEKGVRQVSKISSFLLPVNSLLKFISGLIKKRREE; from the coding sequence ATGAACATAGCAATCAGTGTGTTACTCATAATAGCATTAACAATTTTCATCGGAATGCAGGTATACTTAATTGTTCTGCTATTCCGATTGAACGAAAGCATCAAAAAGATTAACAGACTTGCAGATACCCTCGAGGCTCAGCTGCCAGAAATTCTTGAAAACCTCAGGATAATAACCCTAAAAGCAAGGATTATTAGCCAGGATTTTGAAAAAGGCGTAAGACAAGTATCAAAAATTTCGTCCTTTTTGTTACCAGTAAACTCACTGCTGAAGTTTATAAGTGGCTTAATTAAAAAAAGAAGGGAGGAATAA
- a CDS encoding transketolase produces MPFDREFLSQEDILQLETLGRLVRGDILKMTTLAQSGHPGGSMSSCDIYLTVWKYANVNPLDPDWEDRDRIVVSHGHTSPGVYAVLGRLGFFNIDDAIAYFRLAGSPFEGHIEREVPGVEWTTGNLGQGLSAGVGFALAAKILQKGYHVFVLMSDAEQAKGQVAEARRIARKYNLTNITVIIDYNDKQISGNAHEIMPVNIKANYEADGWRVIEIDGHNYQEIYQAIRTALNDKENPVCIIAKTVMGKGVSFMEDKEVYHGKPLTLDEYKRAISELGVEDNLEYYAERRKLKQFPVFKRKGEYKINLNGAEVKIYKTDEKVATRVAVGEQLTRIGKANLGNRNYTPFAVFDCDLAESLRFVEFSKQFPDYFFEFGVQEHSTATVAGALSSQGVIGVFGDFGVFGVDETYNQHRLNDINKTNLKLIISHIGIDVGEDGKTHHCIDYIGVLRNLYNFKLIVPGDANQAQKALNYAMREYGNFAIAVGRSNWPVITDKNGSPYYGESYEFRYGVADIIREGDYGTLIAYGPTLGRALEVFEILKSNGKELYVVNISTPFKLDEEVLLKDEIISRPIFVYEDHNVNTGLGVILADFYLSKGKFVRLYKFGLENYSVSGSANDLYEINNLSPVRVSNRILDILNSL; encoded by the coding sequence ATGCCCTTTGATAGAGAATTCTTATCACAGGAGGATATTTTACAACTTGAGACATTGGGTAGATTAGTCAGAGGTGATATATTGAAGATGACCACCCTTGCCCAGTCTGGTCACCCTGGGGGGTCTATGTCTTCCTGTGATATTTATTTAACGGTCTGGAAATATGCCAATGTGAACCCTTTGGATCCCGACTGGGAAGATAGGGATAGAATTGTGGTATCGCATGGACATACTTCCCCGGGAGTCTATGCAGTTTTGGGAAGGCTTGGTTTTTTTAATATAGATGATGCCATTGCTTATTTTAGATTGGCAGGTTCGCCTTTTGAAGGCCACATTGAAAGGGAAGTTCCAGGGGTGGAGTGGACGACGGGAAATCTGGGTCAAGGTCTTTCTGCAGGAGTTGGCTTTGCCTTAGCAGCAAAAATTCTTCAAAAAGGTTATCACGTTTTTGTGTTGATGAGTGACGCCGAACAGGCAAAAGGTCAGGTCGCCGAAGCCAGAAGGATTGCGAGAAAGTATAACCTGACTAACATAACTGTAATAATAGATTATAACGATAAGCAGATATCCGGGAATGCCCATGAGATAATGCCTGTTAACATTAAGGCAAATTATGAAGCTGATGGTTGGAGAGTCATTGAGATTGACGGTCATAATTATCAGGAAATTTATCAAGCTATACGGACGGCATTAAATGATAAGGAAAATCCGGTTTGTATCATTGCTAAAACAGTTATGGGGAAAGGCGTTTCTTTCATGGAAGACAAGGAAGTATATCATGGGAAACCATTAACCCTCGATGAATATAAAAGGGCCATTTCTGAACTTGGAGTAGAGGACAATTTAGAATATTACGCCGAGAGGAGAAAGCTTAAACAATTTCCAGTTTTCAAAAGAAAAGGCGAATATAAAATTAACTTGAACGGTGCCGAAGTCAAGATTTATAAAACAGATGAAAAGGTCGCGACAAGGGTTGCTGTTGGTGAGCAACTTACAAGGATAGGCAAAGCGAACTTGGGCAATAGAAATTATACCCCTTTTGCGGTGTTTGATTGCGATTTGGCTGAATCATTAAGATTTGTAGAGTTTTCAAAACAATTTCCCGATTATTTCTTTGAATTTGGTGTTCAGGAACACTCTACGGCTACCGTTGCGGGTGCACTAAGTTCCCAAGGGGTGATCGGAGTATTCGGTGATTTTGGAGTTTTTGGAGTTGATGAGACCTATAATCAGCACAGGCTCAACGATATAAATAAAACCAATCTAAAATTAATTATTTCCCACATTGGAATAGATGTTGGAGAAGATGGGAAAACCCACCATTGTATCGATTATATAGGTGTGCTGAGGAATCTTTATAATTTTAAGCTGATTGTGCCAGGGGATGCTAATCAGGCTCAAAAGGCATTAAATTACGCCATGCGGGAGTATGGAAACTTTGCCATAGCTGTTGGTAGGTCAAATTGGCCTGTGATTACTGATAAAAACGGTTCTCCATATTACGGTGAGAGTTATGAATTTAGATACGGGGTCGCTGATATTATAAGAGAAGGGGATTATGGTACTCTGATTGCCTATGGGCCGACCTTGGGCCGTGCTCTTGAGGTATTCGAAATACTGAAGAGCAATGGAAAAGAACTTTATGTGGTTAATATTTCCACACCTTTCAAGCTGGACGAAGAAGTTCTATTGAAGGACGAAATCATAAGCAGGCCAATTTTCGTATATGAAGATCACAACGTCAATACCGGACTAGGGGTTATTCTTGCTGACTTTTATCTTTCAAAGGGTAAGTTTGTAAGACTCTATAAGTTTGGGTTGGAAAATTACTCTGTTTCAGGTTCTGCCAATGATCTTTATGAGATTAATAATCTTTCACCAGTGAGGGTTTCGAATAGAATTCTTGACATTTTAAACAGTTTGTAA
- the raiA gene encoding ribosome-associated translation inhibitor RaiA → MDIVIAAKNFEVTDALKEYIEKRLGVLDKFANYIVSVELTMEEQRGRYSGTLVVKVKGQTLTVKATEKDPYILVDEIKDRIKHQMVKYEEKLQDRRA, encoded by the coding sequence ATGGATATTGTAATCGCAGCCAAAAACTTTGAAGTTACCGATGCACTCAAGGAATATATCGAAAAGAGGCTTGGGGTGCTCGATAAGTTTGCCAATTATATAGTAAGTGTTGAACTCACTATGGAAGAGCAAAGGGGAAGATACTCAGGAACCCTTGTCGTAAAAGTAAAGGGACAAACCCTTACAGTAAAGGCTACAGAAAAGGATCCATACATTTTAGTAGACGAAATAAAGGACCGTATTAAACACCAGATGGTTAAGTATGAAGAAAAACTTCAAGATAGAAGAGCCTGA